One region of Channa argus isolate prfri chromosome 20, Channa argus male v1.0, whole genome shotgun sequence genomic DNA includes:
- the myocd gene encoding myocardin isoform X9, translated as MNVVKCLEICTNSSEDRQCPGHLQRAAQGHDNARQLKERRNQALKKQLPSTEGKNVLQLRLQQRRTREQLADQGIMPLNHGKFPKQEDSYAFEEDSSSESLSPEQHHSDESQGSACPSSEAIGSAPSSSSSPALTSPRQGGSARDPPDQSQDEGLSGANNSQASPTISVPAIVKSKTSDKNRHKKPKDVKPKVKKLKYHQYIPPDQKAEKSPPPMDSAYARLLQQQQLFLQLQILSQQKHAHAHSQTQQSQQSQQHTNTSQAQAQQRQSTFNYQPQPPAQTQRGASDQISACSSSGPSSTANSNSSSPVKNTYPNQSNISPVKPGPLPANLDDLKVSELRQHLRMRGMPVSGTKTALIERLRPFKDSNTSSSPSGSSDITTVTFPVTPTGSLSSYQSPSSSSALSQGGYYHYPSTSSSPPISPASSELSLSGSLPDSFSDVPMSSPTQFTLQPSPAQLSMDDGLGGSSLGSGGQRVGEGGGMNGLEAEKDKMLVEKQKVIEELTWKLHQEQRQVEELKMQLHKRKRCYGATQDTVPPPSHPTMHHQQTSAMMGQHFFGVTIKQEPMSLSSSCPLSSPKHLKSPPGSCMEDMGHCTTSVHNMGGPGGPQCMDTAPSTGSPSTMSSFLSPECSPQDSPRGKPSSSPQPSSPNNPYLLSPPLGRDSCSHPQGNSRARSMQQKSGGQQVVRSYPSDQRGLQGVFPSSADCGLNHSTSAKAENQNMQSKMSVLPSPRHVGQKGQVSPPAFSSSDSDASDLRQPPCYEDAVKQQLTRSQQMDELLDVLIESGEMPANAKEERERSSVTKVVPHITVSPGCPSFLIPRFHRHYEHLSPSQLPYDGSANHITESHLESLLGSPLGRGGEVALLKMATEEGTGREKLLPNRDGMDTPLSPISSKVSAIPEVQGMVSMTFSETPWETMEWLDLTPPSSATAFSVAPPSGPSIFNTEFLDVTDINLNSAMDLHLEHW; from the exons TCCTACAGCTAAGACTTCAGCAGAGGAGGACACGAGAGCAGCTGGCAGACCAAGGCATCATGCCTC TAAACCATGGCAAGTTCCCTAAACAGGAGGACTCTTACGCGTTTGAGGAGGACAGCAGCAGCGAGAGTCTGTCTCCAGAGCAGCACCACAGTGATGAGTCACAGGGCTCAGCCTGCCCTTCATCTGAGGCCATTGGCAGTGcaccctcttcctcctcctcacctgCCCTCACGAGCCCCCGACAG GGCGGTTCAGCCAGAGACCCCCCTGATCAAAGCCAGGATGAAGGGCTGTCTGGGGCCAACAACAGCCAGGCTTCTCCCACAATATCTGTTCCTGCTATTGTCAAG TCCAAGACATCAGACAAGAACCGACACAAGAAACCCAAAGATGTGAAGCCCAAGGTGAAGAAGCTCAAGTACCACCAGTACATTCCTCCAGACCAGAAGGCAGAGAAATCTCCTCCGCCCATGGACTCCGCCTATGCCCgactgctgcagcagcagcagctcttccTGCAGCTGCAGATCCTGAGCCAGCAGAAACACGCTCATgcacattcacagacacagcAGTCGCAGCAGTCgcagcagcacacaaacacttcaCAGGCCCAGGCTCAGCAGAGACAGTCCACTTTCAACTACCAGCCTCAGCCGCCAGCCCAGACCCAGAG AGGAGCCAGTGATCAGATATCAGCTTGTAGCTCCAGTGGTCCGTCCAGCACAGCCAACAGTAACTCATCTTCCCCAGTCAAGAACACATATCCCAACCAGAGTAACATCTCACCAGTCAAACCTGGGCCCCTGCCTGCCAATCTGGATGACCTCAAA GTGTCAGAGCTGAGGCAGCACCTGCGTATGCGTGGAATGCCTGTCTCAGGTACCAAGACTGCACTCATTGAGCGACTCCGGCCCTTCAAGGACTCCAACACCAGCTCCTCACCATCTGGCTCCTCTGACATCACCACAGTGACCTTCCCTGTCACACCCACCGGGTCCCTGTCCTCCTACCAGTCCCCGTCCTCTTCCAGCGCTCTTTCCCAAGGAGGCTACTACCATTACCCCAGCACCTCCTCCAGCCCTCCTATCTCCCCAGCTTCATCTGAGCTGTCCCTCAGCGGCTCGCTCCCTGACAGCTTCAGTGACGTGCCCATGTCTTCACCAACGCAGTTCACCCTGCAGCCATCCCCGGCCCAGCTCAGCATGGACGATGGCTTGGGAGGAAGCAGCCTGGGCAGTGGAGGACAGAGGGTGGGAGAAGGTGGAGGCATGAATGGCCTTGaagctgaaaaagacaaaatgttggTGGAAAAGCAGAAGGTGATCGAGGAGCTGACGTGGAAGCTGCACCAGGAGCAGAGGCAG GTTGAAGAGCTGAAGATGCAGCTCCACAAGAGGAAACGTTGTTATGGGGCAACACAGGATACCGTCCCCCCTCCATCCCACCCCACCATGCACCACCAGCAGACTTCAGCAATGATGGGCCAGCACTTCTTCGGGGTGACTATCAAACAGGAGCCCATGTCCCTGTCCTCCAGCTGTCCTCTGTCCTCCCCCAAACACCTGAAGAGCCCTCCAGGCAGCTGCATGGAGGATATGGGACACTGCACCACTTCTGTACACAACATGGGGGGCCCGGGTGGGCCACAGTGTATGGACACAGCCCCCTCCACTGGCAGCCCCTCCACTATGTCGTCTTTCCTCAGTCCAGAGTGTTCACCACAAGACTCTCCCAGGGGGAAGCCTTCCAGCAGCCCCCAGCCTTCGTCTCCTAATAACCCCTACCTGCTGTCACCTCCGCTGGGAAGAGACAGCTGCAGTCACCCACAGGGCAACAGCAGAGCACGCAGCATGCAG CAGAAGAGCGGTGGGCAGCAGGTAGTCCGCTCTTATCCCTCCGACCAAAGAGGCCTTCAGGGAGTCTTTCCCAGCTCAGCTGACTGCGGCCTTAACCACAGCACCTCAGCCAAGGCTGAGAACCAGAATATGCAATCAAAG ATGTCAGTATTGCCCTCTCCTCGGCATGTTGGCCAAAAGGGCCAGGTCTCCCCCCCTGCCTTCAGTAGCTCAGATTCAGATGCATCTGACTTAAGACAGCCCCCATGCTATGAGGATGCAGTGAAGCAG CAATTGACCAGAAGTCAGCAGATGGATGAACTTTTGGATGTGCTCATAGAGAGTGGAG AGATGCCAGCTAACGccaaagaagagagggagaggtcCTCTGTAACCAAAGTTGTGCCTCACATTACTGTGTCCCCAGGGTGTCCCAGCTTCCTCATCCCGAGGTTTCATCGCCACTATGAACACCTGTCCCCCAGCCAGCTTCCTTATGACGGCTCGGCCAATCACATCACTGAGAGCCACCTGGAGAGTCTTCTGGGAAGTCCACTTGGTCGGGGAGGAGAAGTGGCCCTTCTTAAAATGGCTACTGAAGAAGGAACAGGACGGGAAAAGCTTCTGCCCAACAGAGATGGGATGGACACTCCTCTGTCGCCCATCAGCTCCAAGGTGTCCGCAATCCCAGAGGTGCAGGGGATGGTCAGCATGACCTTCAGCGAGACACCATGGGAAACCATGGAGTGGCTGGATCTGACACCGCCCAGCTCAGCCACAGCCTTCAGCGTTGCTCCACCCAGTGGCCCCAGCATCTTCAACACAGAGTTCCTGGATGTCACAGACATTAACTTGAACTCAGCTATGGACCTTCACTTGGAGCACTGGtga
- the myocd gene encoding myocardin isoform X5, producing the protein MTLLGSEHSILIRSKFRSVLQLRLQQRRTREQLADQGIMPHPASDGSSLEAQLRLKRARLAEDLNQKLAFRPGPLELVQKNIIPLDSGVTTSVNHGKFPKQEDSYAFEEDSSSESLSPEQHHSDESQGSACPSSEAIGSAPSSSSSPALTSPRQGGSARDPPDQSQDEGLSGANNSQASPTISVPAIVKSKTSDKNRHKKPKDVKPKVKKLKYHQYIPPDQKAEKSPPPMDSAYARLLQQQQLFLQLQILSQQKHAHAHSQTQQSQQSQQHTNTSQAQAQQRQSTFNYQPQPPAQTQRGASDQISACSSSGPSSTANSNSSSPVKNTYPNQSNISPVKPGPLPANLDDLKVGGNGIEIQTVHFTQNDPSNPYIMVCKVSELRQHLRMRGMPVSGTKTALIERLRPFKDSNTSSSPSGSSDITTVTFPVTPTGSLSSYQSPSSSSALSQGGYYHYPSTSSSPPISPASSELSLSGSLPDSFSDVPMSSPTQFTLQPSPAQLSMDDGLGGSSLGSGGQRVGEGGGMNGLEAEKDKMLVEKQKVIEELTWKLHQEQRQVEELKMQLHKRKRCYGATQDTVPPPSHPTMHHQQTSAMMGQHFFGVTIKQEPMSLSSSCPLSSPKHLKSPPGSCMEDMGHCTTSVHNMGGPGGPQCMDTAPSTGSPSTMSSFLSPECSPQDSPRGKPSSSPQPSSPNNPYLLSPPLGRDSCSHPQGNSRARSMQQKSGGQQVVRSYPSDQRGLQGVFPSSADCGLNHSTSAKAENQNMQSKMSVLPSPRHVGQKGQVSPPAFSSSDSDASDLRQPPCYEDAVKQQLTRSQQMDELLDVLIESGEMPANAKEERERSSVTKVVPHITVSPGCPSFLIPRFHRHYEHLSPSQLPYDGSANHITESHLESLLGSPLGRGGEVALLKMATEEGTGREKLLPNRDGMDTPLSPISSKVSAIPEVQGMVSMTFSETPWETMEWLDLTPPSSATAFSVAPPSGPSIFNTEFLDVTDINLNSAMDLHLEHW; encoded by the exons TCCTACAGCTAAGACTTCAGCAGAGGAGGACACGAGAGCAGCTGGCAGACCAAGGCATCATGCCTC ACCCGGCCTCAGACGGCTCCTCTCTAGAAGCCCAGCTGAGGCTGAAGCGAGCTCGGCTCGCTGAGGACCTGAACCAGAAGTTGGCTTTCAGGCCAGGGCCCCTGGAGCTCGTCCAAAAGAATATAATTCCCCTAGACTCTGGAGTCACAACGTCAG TAAACCATGGCAAGTTCCCTAAACAGGAGGACTCTTACGCGTTTGAGGAGGACAGCAGCAGCGAGAGTCTGTCTCCAGAGCAGCACCACAGTGATGAGTCACAGGGCTCAGCCTGCCCTTCATCTGAGGCCATTGGCAGTGcaccctcttcctcctcctcacctgCCCTCACGAGCCCCCGACAG GGCGGTTCAGCCAGAGACCCCCCTGATCAAAGCCAGGATGAAGGGCTGTCTGGGGCCAACAACAGCCAGGCTTCTCCCACAATATCTGTTCCTGCTATTGTCAAG TCCAAGACATCAGACAAGAACCGACACAAGAAACCCAAAGATGTGAAGCCCAAGGTGAAGAAGCTCAAGTACCACCAGTACATTCCTCCAGACCAGAAGGCAGAGAAATCTCCTCCGCCCATGGACTCCGCCTATGCCCgactgctgcagcagcagcagctcttccTGCAGCTGCAGATCCTGAGCCAGCAGAAACACGCTCATgcacattcacagacacagcAGTCGCAGCAGTCgcagcagcacacaaacacttcaCAGGCCCAGGCTCAGCAGAGACAGTCCACTTTCAACTACCAGCCTCAGCCGCCAGCCCAGACCCAGAG AGGAGCCAGTGATCAGATATCAGCTTGTAGCTCCAGTGGTCCGTCCAGCACAGCCAACAGTAACTCATCTTCCCCAGTCAAGAACACATATCCCAACCAGAGTAACATCTCACCAGTCAAACCTGGGCCCCTGCCTGCCAATCTGGATGACCTCAAAGTAGGTGGTAATGGAATTGAAATCCAGACAGTTCACTTTACACAAAATGACCCATCTAATCCATACATTATGGTCTGTAAGGTGTCAGAGCTGAGGCAGCACCTGCGTATGCGTGGAATGCCTGTCTCAGGTACCAAGACTGCACTCATTGAGCGACTCCGGCCCTTCAAGGACTCCAACACCAGCTCCTCACCATCTGGCTCCTCTGACATCACCACAGTGACCTTCCCTGTCACACCCACCGGGTCCCTGTCCTCCTACCAGTCCCCGTCCTCTTCCAGCGCTCTTTCCCAAGGAGGCTACTACCATTACCCCAGCACCTCCTCCAGCCCTCCTATCTCCCCAGCTTCATCTGAGCTGTCCCTCAGCGGCTCGCTCCCTGACAGCTTCAGTGACGTGCCCATGTCTTCACCAACGCAGTTCACCCTGCAGCCATCCCCGGCCCAGCTCAGCATGGACGATGGCTTGGGAGGAAGCAGCCTGGGCAGTGGAGGACAGAGGGTGGGAGAAGGTGGAGGCATGAATGGCCTTGaagctgaaaaagacaaaatgttggTGGAAAAGCAGAAGGTGATCGAGGAGCTGACGTGGAAGCTGCACCAGGAGCAGAGGCAG GTTGAAGAGCTGAAGATGCAGCTCCACAAGAGGAAACGTTGTTATGGGGCAACACAGGATACCGTCCCCCCTCCATCCCACCCCACCATGCACCACCAGCAGACTTCAGCAATGATGGGCCAGCACTTCTTCGGGGTGACTATCAAACAGGAGCCCATGTCCCTGTCCTCCAGCTGTCCTCTGTCCTCCCCCAAACACCTGAAGAGCCCTCCAGGCAGCTGCATGGAGGATATGGGACACTGCACCACTTCTGTACACAACATGGGGGGCCCGGGTGGGCCACAGTGTATGGACACAGCCCCCTCCACTGGCAGCCCCTCCACTATGTCGTCTTTCCTCAGTCCAGAGTGTTCACCACAAGACTCTCCCAGGGGGAAGCCTTCCAGCAGCCCCCAGCCTTCGTCTCCTAATAACCCCTACCTGCTGTCACCTCCGCTGGGAAGAGACAGCTGCAGTCACCCACAGGGCAACAGCAGAGCACGCAGCATGCAG CAGAAGAGCGGTGGGCAGCAGGTAGTCCGCTCTTATCCCTCCGACCAAAGAGGCCTTCAGGGAGTCTTTCCCAGCTCAGCTGACTGCGGCCTTAACCACAGCACCTCAGCCAAGGCTGAGAACCAGAATATGCAATCAAAG ATGTCAGTATTGCCCTCTCCTCGGCATGTTGGCCAAAAGGGCCAGGTCTCCCCCCCTGCCTTCAGTAGCTCAGATTCAGATGCATCTGACTTAAGACAGCCCCCATGCTATGAGGATGCAGTGAAGCAG CAATTGACCAGAAGTCAGCAGATGGATGAACTTTTGGATGTGCTCATAGAGAGTGGAG AGATGCCAGCTAACGccaaagaagagagggagaggtcCTCTGTAACCAAAGTTGTGCCTCACATTACTGTGTCCCCAGGGTGTCCCAGCTTCCTCATCCCGAGGTTTCATCGCCACTATGAACACCTGTCCCCCAGCCAGCTTCCTTATGACGGCTCGGCCAATCACATCACTGAGAGCCACCTGGAGAGTCTTCTGGGAAGTCCACTTGGTCGGGGAGGAGAAGTGGCCCTTCTTAAAATGGCTACTGAAGAAGGAACAGGACGGGAAAAGCTTCTGCCCAACAGAGATGGGATGGACACTCCTCTGTCGCCCATCAGCTCCAAGGTGTCCGCAATCCCAGAGGTGCAGGGGATGGTCAGCATGACCTTCAGCGAGACACCATGGGAAACCATGGAGTGGCTGGATCTGACACCGCCCAGCTCAGCCACAGCCTTCAGCGTTGCTCCACCCAGTGGCCCCAGCATCTTCAACACAGAGTTCCTGGATGTCACAGACATTAACTTGAACTCAGCTATGGACCTTCACTTGGAGCACTGGtga